GCATGTCATGAACAATGTGCAAGCTTGCTTATAACACATTTACCGCAAGCATCCTTCTCGAGCCATGTACTCTGAATTATGAAGCAATGTTTATTGATTAAAGTATttgcaagaaaagaaaacatgtAAAAGAAAGTTTATTATTGAAGTTGAACCAATTCCTAATCCTACACATCTACCAATTTTTTGTGTGAATgttaatacattaattatttttccctCTGTTCATAATTTATCTTCAGctagtttattttttcaatatgtTAGAAGATGTaagtagtattatatactcctattacaTACTCCACAACTACTCTCTTGGcatcaagaatcaagaaaagaaataaagggaGGGAAGAATAGCAGGCTTAAAATCTCAGTTTAAGATGTTCATCATCCCAATCGTATCTGCTCCTGCAGTTTATAAGTTTTGAAAGATTTCAAGTTTCAGATTTGGACACAACTGAAAAACAATTATGGGTTTATTGAAGGTTCAAGCATGTGTGTGATCTATGAAAATCATCGTCGGCTGATGCTGCCTACAGATATAATCTTGTCGAATTCAGACATTTGTATACATAATAACATTCATTCATGTCATGACTTACCACTTCAAAACATGTGCACAGCCATGGCTTCGTGGAATAGGAGTAGACTATTTGAGGTTTAGAAGGAAAGGCATTTTGTCAGGAAGTGGTGGATCAGAGTACTTTCCAGTGAGAATCTGAGAGGCAACATACTGATTTGCAGCATCAGTGTAATGGGTTCCATCCCAGCTTATGTATTTTGTACTGTCATTGCATCCTTTGGCCCTCACTGAACTCCCATTCAAAACCTTTGTCTCACCGCAGGAAATCCGTGCATCGTAGTTCAATGGCGGTCCTCCATACCCGCAGCACGCCATCAACGCCTGCTCGAATCCTGCAAGTTAAGGCCACACATATTATTCAATAGTTCAACAAGGAGCTAAGAAGCTCTTTTGTAACTCATTACCATATCTAGAGTAGTTTGCAATGAGGTTGGACTTGATCGAGTAAATGTCAACGTATGTGACATTTACATCTTGATACTGCCCCTGCAACTTTTTACAGAGAGCGTGCAATTGCAAGTTGAAGTGCTTTGAAGCTTGATTTTGAGAGGTGACACATCCAAGCTCATCATCACCTCCGTATGTTGCAATATTTTGAGGCAAGCAGCCGAGGGGGCCGGTGTTGTGAATCCACAAGTTTCTAGCCCCTTGGTCGTACAGTTTCTGCAAGAAATCCACATCCAAGTTATTATATGGCGATTGATGTATGTGTATGAGTATGAGAAAGTATCAGCGTTGGCAACCTGAATCCCATCTTGGAatgctgataaaatgattggGATATAAGCGAGAACTTGATCGAGCGTCTCGTAGGAGTAGAAGGCGCCTGTGAGGTCATTCTGGCCTATGTCGAACGTGTAGAGTGCCTTTGCGAAGTAATCCTGAGCGGGCAGGTATTTGTCATATTTCCTGGCTGttcaaaattgaaaccaaACATGTAAGTCTAGGTATTGAATTTGTAAtaattaataggagtattattatgtgattggAAGATTGAAACACAACATTTTGTGAGGATATCCACAGCTTTTGCTTTGAACCTCAGAAACTGAGCGACTTGAATGTCGAACGAAAACGGGCAACCCGAGGTCGGGGGAGGGAAAGTGGTGGCGCCTGCAGCAGCAAAGTTGCAGCCTCTTTTGAAAATTGGCGCAGCAATTGAATCCAAATATGGATTCAAGAAGGGCAAGTCCAT
The nucleotide sequence above comes from Salvia hispanica cultivar TCC Black 2014 chromosome 5, UniMelb_Shisp_WGS_1.0, whole genome shotgun sequence. Encoded proteins:
- the LOC125187241 gene encoding GDSL esterase/lipase At1g54790-like; the encoded protein is MSSTTCTLLINIIIIFIFSTAATAVDFSYPAVFNFGDSNSDTGNLVAGLALNLEPPYGQTYFHKPSGRSCDGRLIIDFLMDAMDLPFLNPYLDSIAAPIFKRGCNFAAAGATTFPPPTSGCPFSFDIQVAQFLRFKAKAVDILTKSRKYDKYLPAQDYFAKALYTFDIGQNDLTGAFYSYETLDQVLAYIPIILSAFQDGIQKLYDQGARNLWIHNTGPLGCLPQNIATYGGDDELGCVTSQNQASKHFNLQLHALCKKLQGQYQDVNVTYVDIYSIKSNLIANYSRYGFEQALMACCGYGGPPLNYDARISCGETKVLNGSSVRAKGCNDSTKYISWDGTHYTDAANQYVASQILTGKYSDPPLPDKMPFLLNLK